In Sphingomonas sp. SUN019, one genomic interval encodes:
- the moaC gene encoding cyclic pyranopterin monophosphate synthase MoaC → MTRLTHIDEAGAARMVDVGDKAATKREAIATGRITMSPEAARAIADGAVSKGDVLAVARVAGIMAAKRTSDLIPLCHPLPITRATVDLSVDDGGVIATATVATTGQTGVEMEALTAVSVALLTVYDMAKAIDKTMIVNDVHLLKKRGGKSGDWSAA, encoded by the coding sequence ATGACCCGCCTGACGCATATCGATGAAGCAGGCGCGGCCCGGATGGTCGACGTCGGCGATAAGGCCGCGACGAAGCGCGAGGCGATCGCCACCGGCCGCATTACCATGTCGCCCGAAGCCGCCCGCGCGATCGCCGATGGCGCGGTCTCCAAAGGCGATGTGCTCGCGGTTGCGCGCGTCGCCGGGATCATGGCGGCAAAACGCACCAGCGACCTCATTCCGCTCTGCCACCCGCTGCCGATCACCAGGGCGACGGTGGACCTGAGCGTTGATGACGGGGGCGTAATCGCCACGGCGACCGTCGCCACGACGGGCCAGACCGGTGTGGAAATGGAGGCGCTAACCGCGGTGTCGGTCGCGCTGCTGACCGTATACGACATGGCAAAGGCGATCGACAAGACTATGATAGTAAACGATGTTCACTTGCTGAAAAAGCGCGGCGGCAAATCCGGAGACTGGTCTGCTGCCTGA